Proteins encoded within one genomic window of Victivallis lenta:
- a CDS encoding ABC transporter permease, with the protein MGNRLVQYLLLAAVIAFLGAFLLAPIFTVVGVGLDRRLLAEVFSNYIYREGLINSFAIAGVTTFFVFLIAFPLAILYDRYDFPGKNLTHLFVMIPMILPPFVGALGFQQILGHYGVVNTILTGCGLPAVDFLGGSGRFWSVCLIEALHLYPILYLNLVTALGNLDPALDEAARNLGATRWERFRRITFPLMKPGILAGGSIVLVWSFTELGTPLMFGYNRVTSVQIFNGIMELESNPVPYALVVVMLFFAGAMYLAGKFALGKSPLNTTVKGAAGASAVRRAGWRRFVPTGVFLFVTLLAALPHIALVLTSFSMRWYNTILPREFTLLHFENALSDKIVLPSIVNSLHYSLLAMVIAVAVGVLVSLAAVRWKLWGSTLADLLAMLPLAVPGIIIAFGYLGMSVRFKFAAEYFNPVENPFLLLGIAYAVRRLPYVVRSVSAGLEQTPEELENAARSFGATAFATLRKVTLPLVFANVIVGALFAFSFSMLEVSDSLILAQKAQFYPITRAIYDLSQVLGSGPYIACAFGVWAMLFLAATLAAAGAMLGSRIGSIFKL; encoded by the coding sequence ATGGGCAACCGGCTGGTTCAATATCTGCTGCTCGCGGCCGTCATCGCGTTCCTCGGGGCTTTCCTGCTCGCGCCGATCTTCACGGTGGTCGGCGTCGGGCTCGACCGGCGGCTGCTGGCCGAGGTGTTCAGCAACTACATCTACCGCGAAGGGCTCATCAACAGCTTCGCGATCGCGGGAGTCACGACCTTCTTCGTGTTCCTCATCGCGTTCCCGCTCGCGATCCTGTACGACCGCTACGACTTCCCGGGGAAGAATCTCACGCATCTTTTCGTCATGATCCCGATGATCCTGCCGCCGTTCGTCGGCGCGCTCGGTTTCCAGCAGATCCTCGGGCATTACGGCGTGGTCAATACGATCCTGACCGGCTGCGGGCTCCCGGCGGTCGATTTCCTCGGCGGCAGCGGCCGGTTCTGGTCGGTCTGCCTCATCGAAGCGCTGCATCTGTATCCGATCCTCTATTTGAATCTGGTCACCGCGCTCGGCAACCTCGACCCGGCGCTCGACGAGGCGGCGCGGAATCTCGGCGCAACGCGGTGGGAGCGGTTCCGGCGCATCACCTTCCCGCTCATGAAACCCGGCATCCTGGCCGGCGGCAGCATCGTGCTGGTCTGGAGCTTCACGGAGCTCGGCACCCCGCTCATGTTCGGCTACAACCGGGTGACTTCGGTCCAGATCTTCAACGGGATCATGGAGCTCGAGAGCAACCCGGTTCCGTATGCGCTCGTGGTGGTCATGCTGTTCTTCGCCGGCGCGATGTACCTCGCCGGGAAATTCGCGCTCGGCAAATCCCCGCTCAACACGACGGTCAAGGGGGCGGCCGGAGCGAGCGCCGTCCGCCGCGCCGGCTGGCGGCGTTTCGTGCCGACCGGCGTCTTCCTCTTCGTGACTCTGCTCGCCGCCCTGCCGCATATCGCGCTTGTGCTGACCTCGTTCTCGATGCGCTGGTACAACACGATCCTGCCGCGCGAATTCACGCTGCTCCATTTCGAGAACGCATTGTCCGACAAAATCGTGCTGCCGAGCATCGTGAACAGTCTGCACTACTCTCTGCTGGCCATGGTCATCGCGGTCGCGGTCGGCGTGCTCGTGTCGCTCGCGGCGGTGCGCTGGAAGCTCTGGGGCAGCACGCTCGCAGACCTGCTCGCCATGCTGCCGCTTGCGGTGCCGGGCATCATCATCGCCTTCGGTTACCTCGGCATGTCGGTCAGATTCAAGTTTGCCGCGGAATATTTCAACCCGGTGGAAAACCCGTTCCTGCTGCTCGGCATCGCCTACGCGGTGCGGAGGCTGCCGTATGTGGTGCGCTCGGTTTCGGCCGGACTCGAGCAGACGCCGGAGGAGCTCGAAAACGCGGCCCGCAGCTTCGGTGCGACCGCGTTTGCGACGTTGCGTAAAGTCACGCTGCCGCTCGTCTTCGCAAACGTGATCGTCGGCGCGCTCTTCGCCTTCAGCTTCTCGATGCTGGAGGTGTCGGACTCCCTGATCCTCGCCCAGAAGGCGCAGTTCTATCCGATCACCCGGGCGATCTACGATCTGTCGCAGGTGCTCGGTTCGGGTCCGTATATCGCGTGTGCGTTCGGCGTCTGGGCGATGTTGTTCCTCGCCGCGACGCTGGCGGCCGCCGGAGCCATGCTCGGCAGCCGGATCGGTTCCATTTTCAAACTCTGA